One Candidatus Marsarchaeota archaeon genomic window carries:
- the speB gene encoding agmatinase, with the protein MKISIMHILNSMPPRNLFGLESQDYKSAAIAVLPIPYDSTVSYGAGAREGPKAIIDASRHIELFNEELGFDPSKSGIFTLEELEPNVDSPAAMVNAIAKEVAILLEDGKTPLLLGGEHTIALGAIKALADAGRKFSVLHFDAHSDSRDEFMGSRYSHACVASRAKELAGNCYSIGVRSIDEASFNKGGSILYMKDIHSIGPGKAEDWISRNVKGDIYITIDLDVLDPSEMPSVGTPEPDGMRYKELTSLLKYVLSEHKLLGADISELAPIPYLKAPDYLAAKLAYMLIGYSLRKSSMQ; encoded by the coding sequence ATGAAAATAAGCATTATGCACATACTCAACAGCATGCCGCCTCGGAATCTTTTCGGGCTCGAGAGCCAGGATTATAAAAGCGCGGCCATAGCAGTATTGCCAATTCCCTACGATTCCACAGTCAGCTATGGCGCTGGCGCGAGGGAAGGCCCAAAGGCGATAATAGATGCAAGCAGGCATATCGAGCTGTTCAACGAGGAGCTTGGTTTCGATCCCAGCAAGTCAGGCATATTCACGCTAGAAGAGCTGGAGCCAAATGTCGATTCCCCTGCGGCAATGGTAAACGCCATAGCCAAGGAGGTCGCAATCTTGCTGGAAGACGGAAAGACGCCATTGCTTCTTGGCGGCGAGCACACGATAGCTCTTGGCGCGATCAAGGCGCTCGCCGATGCGGGGAGAAAGTTCAGCGTGCTGCATTTCGACGCGCATTCGGATTCGCGCGATGAATTCATGGGTAGCAGGTATTCGCACGCATGCGTGGCTTCAAGGGCAAAAGAGCTAGCAGGCAACTGCTACAGCATAGGCGTAAGGAGCATCGACGAGGCAAGCTTCAACAAGGGCGGCAGCATACTTTACATGAAGGACATCCACAGCATAGGCCCAGGAAAGGCAGAAGATTGGATAAGCCGGAATGTGAAAGGCGACATCTACATAACAATAGACTTGGACGTGCTGGATCCATCTGAGATGCCAAGCGTCGGGACTCCGGAGCCTGACGGCATGCGCTACAAAGAGCTTACAAGCCTGTTAAAATATGTGCTTTCCGAGCATAAGCTCCTAGGCGCAGACATATCAGAGCTCGCGCCTATACCATACCTAAAGGCCCCGGATTATTTGGCTGCAAAGCTTGCATACATGCTGATCGGCTACTCGCTGCGCAAAAGCAGCATGCAGTAA
- a CDS encoding AAA family ATPase yields the protein MIICITGMPGAGKTEAGNMLRQHGFKEVEMSATIKERMKREGIELDNKNIREFSLKQRALHGNDVVARWTMEMIKDIPEKDLLIVGLRSEDEAKYFKKFEEVKIICITAQKETRFERLKARHREDDPNTYADFEYREDKEKQFGIESAIKHADYIIHNNGTIADLEGKVSEVLEELREYERRMKQDKQKRNAA from the coding sequence ATGATAATCTGCATAACTGGGATGCCAGGGGCCGGAAAGACGGAAGCCGGAAATATGCTCAGGCAGCACGGCTTCAAGGAGGTCGAAATGAGCGCCACTATAAAAGAGCGCATGAAACGCGAGGGCATTGAACTGGACAACAAGAACATCCGCGAGTTTTCCCTTAAGCAGAGGGCATTGCACGGCAACGATGTGGTTGCCAGATGGACCATGGAAATGATAAAGGACATACCTGAAAAGGATCTGCTGATCGTAGGGCTGCGCAGCGAGGACGAAGCAAAATATTTTAAGAAGTTTGAAGAGGTCAAGATAATATGCATTACGGCACAGAAGGAGACACGCTTTGAAAGGCTGAAGGCCAGGCATAGGGAGGACGACCCGAACACGTACGCTGACTTCGAATACCGCGAAGACAAGGAGAAGCAGTTTGGAATAGAAAGCGCGATTAAGCACGCTGATTATATAATACACAACAACGGCACAATCGCGGATTTGGAAGGCAAAGTTTCTGAGGTATTGGAAGAATTAAGGGAGTATGAGCGCAGGATGAAGCAGGACAAGCAAAAGCGCAATGCCGCCTGA
- a CDS encoding NADP-dependent malic enzyme gives MATDDQILEAYGSSKGKIETAPKVKIADSKDLALHYTPGVATVSRAIMADKSKVFDYTGRSNNIAIISDGSRILGLGNIGPEAGLPVMEAKALLFKKYGGVDAIPLCIGTQEEEEIVRFVKNIAPSFGAFNIEDIESPKCFRIVERLSKDLDLPVLHDDQHGTAMVTIAALINAMKLSGKDITKCRIVINGAGAAGIGISRLLAYMKIKNVYVVDKSGLLYEGRETNMNEFKADIAARTNPEKMNGTLKDAVEKADVLIGVSTAGVFTKDMISRMNEKPIVFALANPVPEISYDDAKAAGAFIVATGRSDYPNQVNNILSFPNIMRGLLDSGAKGVDYDMLYEAAKALAKTVGKDLRVDHILPTPYSPKDMIKVLSGVATAVAASAVKSGNSKFSNVDITAIASKAARIIRRNIRIEKVTTKL, from the coding sequence ATGGCTACAGATGACCAGATATTGGAAGCTTATGGCTCTAGCAAGGGCAAGATAGAAACTGCACCGAAGGTGAAAATAGCTGACAGCAAGGACCTTGCGCTGCACTATACGCCAGGCGTTGCCACTGTGTCGAGGGCCATAATGGCCGACAAGTCGAAGGTTTTTGATTACACTGGAAGGTCAAACAACATTGCCATAATATCAGACGGCAGCAGGATACTTGGCCTTGGGAACATAGGGCCTGAGGCTGGACTGCCTGTGATGGAGGCAAAGGCGCTGCTGTTCAAGAAGTATGGCGGGGTTGATGCAATACCGCTGTGCATAGGCACGCAGGAGGAAGAGGAGATAGTCAGGTTCGTTAAGAATATTGCGCCTTCGTTCGGCGCATTCAACATAGAGGACATAGAAAGCCCTAAGTGCTTCAGGATCGTTGAAAGGCTGTCAAAGGATCTTGACCTGCCGGTGCTCCACGACGACCAGCATGGGACAGCAATGGTAACAATCGCAGCACTGATAAACGCGATGAAGCTGTCGGGAAAGGATATTACAAAGTGCAGGATAGTGATAAATGGCGCAGGCGCGGCTGGCATAGGCATAAGCAGGCTGCTGGCTTACATGAAAATAAAAAACGTTTACGTGGTGGACAAGTCAGGGCTATTGTATGAAGGAAGAGAGACGAACATGAACGAATTCAAGGCAGACATTGCCGCGCGAACCAATCCTGAAAAAATGAATGGCACATTGAAAGATGCGGTTGAGAAGGCCGATGTGCTCATAGGCGTTTCGACTGCGGGTGTTTTTACAAAGGACATGATAAGCAGGATGAACGAGAAGCCCATAGTATTTGCACTTGCAAACCCTGTGCCTGAAATCTCTTACGACGATGCAAAAGCTGCAGGTGCATTTATTGTGGCTACAGGGCGCTCCGATTACCCGAACCAGGTAAACAACATACTGAGCTTTCCGAACATAATGAGGGGCCTGCTTGATTCAGGAGCGAAAGGCGTGGATTATGACATGCTCTACGAAGCGGCAAAGGCTCTCGCCAAGACTGTGGGCAAGGACCTCAGGGTAGACCATATACTACCTACGCCGTATTCGCCAAAGGACATGATAAAGGTGCTTTCCGGAGTGGCGACTGCTGTGGCGGCAAGCGCCGTGAAATCGGGCAATTCGAAATTCAGCAATGTTGACATTACTGCGATAGCTTCCAAGGCAGCAAGGATCATAAGGAGGAATATAAGGATAGAGAAAGTGACTACAAAGCTGTAA
- a CDS encoding aspartate ammonia-lyase produces MGYRIESDVLGKVRIDSEAYYGSETERARLNFQISGMHIQEEFIRSYAMLKEAAAVANIKAGKLDKARGKAIIEAAKVVAKGGLSDQFVLDVFQAGAGTSTNMNVNEVIANKAIELLHGKKGNYKLVHPNDHVNMSQSTNDTYHCVIRISAYTYAHAWLLPALESLEKSLAAKAREFGKIYKIGRTHLQDAVPMTLGQEFSGYSGSVRHVRLELTRALESMLELPLGGTAVGTGINTPKNYQRYAIAELSRLSGFKFRPAGDMFAVMQSEHAELEVANALNDVAIALNRIANDIRLLGSGPRAGLNELILPAVQPGSSIMPGKINPSMAEMLNMVCFQVMGCVHTIAEAANAGQLELNVFMPVIAYNMLFAIRILSNASNAFNSRCVIGIKPNTEAIKRNLEMDISLATALSPYIGYAKAAEIAMKAYKEGKTVKDVCIELAIMDRAKLDRILDPERQAKNG; encoded by the coding sequence ATGGGATATAGGATAGAAAGCGATGTGCTAGGGAAGGTAAGGATTGATTCCGAAGCATATTATGGCTCTGAAACCGAAAGGGCCAGGTTGAATTTTCAGATTTCGGGCATGCACATACAAGAAGAGTTCATAAGGAGCTACGCAATGCTTAAGGAGGCTGCCGCAGTCGCAAACATCAAGGCGGGAAAGCTCGACAAAGCCAGAGGCAAGGCCATAATAGAAGCCGCAAAGGTCGTTGCCAAAGGCGGCCTTTCAGACCAGTTTGTATTGGACGTCTTCCAGGCCGGCGCAGGCACAAGCACGAACATGAATGTAAACGAGGTCATAGCAAACAAGGCCATAGAGCTGCTCCATGGCAAAAAAGGCAACTACAAGCTCGTGCATCCCAACGACCACGTGAACATGAGCCAGTCTACAAACGACACCTATCATTGCGTAATAAGGATAAGCGCGTATACATATGCGCACGCGTGGCTGCTGCCAGCGCTCGAAAGCCTTGAGAAAAGCCTTGCAGCAAAAGCGCGCGAATTCGGCAAGATCTACAAGATAGGCAGGACGCACCTGCAGGATGCTGTGCCGATGACCCTCGGACAGGAGTTTTCAGGCTATTCCGGCTCGGTCAGGCATGTGCGGCTTGAGCTTACCAGGGCGCTGGAATCCATGCTTGAGCTTCCGCTAGGTGGGACTGCAGTAGGCACAGGCATCAACACGCCGAAAAACTACCAGAGGTATGCAATTGCTGAGCTTTCCAGACTCTCAGGCTTTAAATTCAGGCCTGCAGGCGACATGTTCGCAGTGATGCAAAGCGAGCATGCTGAGCTTGAAGTCGCAAACGCGCTTAACGATGTCGCTATTGCGCTGAACAGGATAGCCAATGACATACGCCTGCTAGGATCCGGCCCTAGGGCCGGGCTCAACGAGCTGATACTGCCTGCAGTGCAGCCTGGCTCCTCCATAATGCCTGGGAAGATAAACCCAAGCATGGCGGAGATGCTGAACATGGTGTGCTTTCAAGTCATGGGCTGCGTGCATACGATTGCAGAAGCAGCCAACGCTGGGCAGCTGGAGCTGAACGTATTCATGCCGGTAATTGCGTACAACATGCTTTTCGCGATAAGGATATTGTCCAATGCGTCAAACGCCTTCAATTCCAGATGCGTGATAGGCATAAAGCCGAACACCGAAGCGATAAAAAGGAACCTGGAGATGGACATATCCCTTGCCACTGCGCTAAGCCCGTACATAGGCTATGCAAAGGCTGCGGAAATCGCGATGAAAGCATATAAGGAGGGCAAAACAGTAAAGGACGTGTGCATCGAGCTTGCGATAATGGACAGGGCAAAGCTTGACAGGATACTTGATCCTGAGCGCCAAGCAAAGAACGGCTGA
- a CDS encoding FAD-binding protein: protein MRAALAALDNGSTVTMVSKSVLGKAHTVMAEGGIAASVGNVDSKDNWQVHFSDTIVEGAYLSNWRMAEILAKEAPERVFELERFGAIFDRTPEGKIMQRAFGGHTYRRLCHVGDKTGLEIIRTLEDQIIHKNVKVVDEIYITKLFKSGQSFGGAFGLSMREGKFYLFKAKAIIIATGGCGRVYKVTSNSWESTGDGLGLAYRIGVELQDMEMIQFHPTGMVYPPGVKGLLVTEGVRGEGGILTNSKGERFMLRYSPEKKELDARDVVARSIYYEIQAGRGTEHGGVYLDISQKGADFIKHKLPGMYSQFKDFAGVDITKQKMEVAPTVHYQMGGIKVDAETGATNVKGVFSAGEVASGLHGGNRLGGNSLADILVFGKRTGEAASAYAKKAKQPQISANDIEAAASEVEAFLKDSGTNPNELMGRLRENMSDHVGIIRNEGDLQKALSVINEIKSQYGNAGVHGSLKYNKGLLACLELGNMLIATEAIVRSAIMRKESRGAHARSDYPKKSREWLKNIICKIDSKGNMQLSTKPLAEMPDDLKKLVKPEVYD, encoded by the coding sequence ATGCGTGCCGCTCTCGCTGCCCTGGACAACGGCTCAACTGTCACAATGGTTTCAAAATCAGTGCTTGGCAAAGCGCATACCGTCATGGCTGAGGGCGGCATAGCCGCTTCAGTGGGCAATGTTGATTCCAAGGACAACTGGCAGGTGCATTTTTCCGATACGATAGTCGAAGGCGCATACCTGTCGAACTGGCGCATGGCGGAGATTCTTGCAAAGGAAGCTCCCGAAAGGGTGTTTGAGCTTGAGCGCTTCGGGGCGATATTTGACAGGACTCCGGAAGGCAAGATAATGCAGAGGGCGTTCGGCGGGCATACATATAGGAGGCTTTGCCACGTAGGGGACAAGACGGGCCTTGAAATAATACGAACTCTGGAAGACCAGATAATACACAAGAACGTCAAGGTTGTTGACGAGATCTATATAACAAAGCTATTCAAATCAGGCCAGTCCTTCGGCGGCGCCTTCGGGCTGTCCATGCGCGAAGGCAAATTCTACCTATTCAAGGCAAAGGCGATAATAATAGCTACCGGAGGCTGCGGCAGGGTCTACAAGGTCACATCAAATTCGTGGGAATCTACTGGCGACGGCCTCGGCCTGGCTTATAGAATAGGAGTTGAACTGCAGGACATGGAAATGATACAGTTCCACCCCACTGGCATGGTTTATCCGCCAGGGGTAAAAGGCCTGCTCGTAACCGAAGGGGTGAGGGGCGAAGGCGGCATACTTACGAACAGCAAGGGCGAGCGATTCATGCTAAGGTACTCGCCTGAGAAAAAGGAGCTTGACGCAAGAGACGTAGTGGCAAGATCCATATATTATGAGATACAGGCAGGCCGCGGCACTGAGCACGGCGGCGTTTACCTTGACATAAGCCAAAAGGGTGCAGACTTCATAAAGCACAAGCTGCCTGGCATGTATTCGCAGTTTAAGGACTTCGCCGGCGTTGACATAACCAAGCAGAAGATGGAAGTTGCGCCTACAGTGCACTACCAGATGGGCGGCATAAAGGTTGATGCAGAGACTGGTGCAACAAATGTCAAGGGCGTATTCTCTGCAGGCGAAGTCGCTTCTGGCCTGCACGGCGGCAACAGGCTTGGCGGCAATTCGCTGGCAGACATACTTGTATTCGGCAAGCGCACTGGCGAAGCCGCAAGCGCATATGCAAAGAAAGCAAAGCAGCCGCAGATAAGCGCCAATGACATTGAAGCCGCTGCAAGCGAGGTCGAGGCATTCCTTAAGGACAGCGGCACAAACCCAAACGAGCTTATGGGGCGCCTGCGCGAGAACATGTCTGATCACGTCGGCATAATTAGAAACGAAGGCGACCTGCAAAAGGCCCTCAGCGTGATAAACGAGATAAAATCGCAATACGGCAATGCAGGAGTGCACGGGTCACTCAAGTACAACAAAGGCCTGCTTGCGTGCCTTGAGCTTGGCAATATGCTAATAGCTACAGAAGCGATAGTGCGCAGCGCCATAATGCGGAAGGAAAGCCGCGGCGCGCATGCAAGAAGCGACTATCCGAAAAAATCAAGGGAATGGCTGAAAAACATAATATGCAAAATCGATTCGAAAGGGAACATGCAGCTCTCTACGAAGCCGCTTGCTGAAATGCCTGACGATCTAAAGAAGCTTGTAAAACCAGAGGTGTATGATTGA
- a CDS encoding succinate dehydrogenase/fumarate reductase iron-sulfur subunit — protein MSDKVKLSVFRKDPDVKGDIGKFVEYEVPIKEGMVVLDAVRYVEENIDTTLAVRWNCKAARCGSCAAEINNRPALMCKTRIDLLGDKIKVAPMAAFPLVKDIVTDVSENFEIDRRIPAFQPRPGLKSPWIIAQMDVERTKEFRKCIECFLCMDVCHVVREHKEPYVGPRHVIKAASVDMHPMDTLDRSAYLNKEGGLGYCNITKCCQEVCPEGIKITDNAIIQEKERAVDNSYDPIAMFFKKRGKKKGGV, from the coding sequence TTGAGCGATAAGGTGAAGCTGAGCGTGTTCAGGAAGGATCCTGACGTCAAAGGTGACATCGGAAAGTTCGTCGAGTACGAGGTGCCTATAAAAGAAGGCATGGTAGTGCTTGATGCCGTAAGGTACGTTGAGGAAAATATCGATACGACGCTTGCAGTGAGATGGAACTGCAAGGCAGCCAGATGCGGCTCGTGCGCAGCTGAAATAAACAACAGGCCTGCACTAATGTGCAAGACCAGGATTGACCTGCTAGGCGACAAAATAAAGGTAGCCCCAATGGCGGCATTTCCTCTTGTCAAGGACATAGTTACCGACGTCTCTGAAAACTTCGAGATAGACAGGCGAATTCCTGCATTCCAGCCAAGGCCCGGGCTCAAGAGCCCATGGATAATAGCGCAGATGGACGTCGAGCGCACTAAGGAGTTCAGGAAATGCATAGAGTGCTTTTTGTGCATGGACGTCTGCCATGTGGTAAGGGAGCACAAAGAGCCTTACGTAGGGCCAAGGCATGTGATAAAAGCCGCTTCAGTTGACATGCACCCGATGGACACCCTTGACAGGTCTGCATACCTGAACAAGGAGGGCGGCCTGGGGTACTGCAATATTACGAAATGCTGCCAGGAGGTATGCCCTGAGGGCATAAAGATAACGGATAACGCGATAATACAGGAAAAGGAGAGGGCAGTCGACAACAGCTACGACCCCATAGCCATGTTTTTCAAAAAGCGCGGAAAAAAGAAAGGCGGAGTTTGA
- a CDS encoding succinate dehydrogenase, which produces MDAQKSLHSLIPAEFLEPNWRLYSFIFLVAFTIWLLLEFPVKPYKGIIDPFYSPTILVLPFVGLFRLTCYAYRKDYHRHVFKHPVSCALDSRGDSAKRTYSGETGFFRVENLHRYFMYFSVLILPFFFYDFYVSITFGGGLIIRLASLILLANALMVTIWVFSCHAVRHLTGGRIDCYGCKYAGKQRNSFFNFQSKLNAHHEALAWTSLIMFVFVDLYIRALAAGIPLDVTFIHILHI; this is translated from the coding sequence ATGGACGCACAAAAAAGCCTGCACAGCTTGATACCTGCGGAATTCCTTGAGCCGAACTGGAGGCTTTACTCGTTCATATTCCTGGTGGCGTTTACAATATGGCTGCTCCTGGAATTTCCAGTCAAGCCGTACAAAGGCATTATAGACCCCTTCTATTCGCCGACGATATTGGTGCTTCCGTTCGTCGGCCTGTTCAGGCTCACGTGCTATGCGTACAGGAAGGACTACCACAGGCACGTGTTCAAGCATCCGGTCTCCTGCGCGCTTGACTCAAGGGGCGATTCAGCAAAACGCACGTATTCCGGCGAGACAGGATTTTTCAGGGTGGAAAACCTGCACAGGTACTTCATGTACTTTTCAGTTCTGATACTGCCATTTTTCTTTTATGATTTTTATGTGTCTATCACATTCGGCGGAGGCCTTATAATACGCCTTGCAAGCCTGATACTGCTTGCAAATGCCCTGATGGTCACGATATGGGTGTTCTCCTGCCATGCGGTCCGCCATCTCACCGGCGGCAGGATCGACTGCTATGGCTGCAAGTATGCAGGAAAGCAGAGGAATTCGTTCTTCAATTTCCAGTCGAAGCTGAACGCACACCATGAGGCATTGGCATGGACAAGCCTCATAATGTTCGTGTTTGTAGACCTCTACATAAGGGCGCTTGCTGCCGGAATACCGCTGGATGTGACATTTATACACATATTGCACATATGA